CTTTTTTAGCAGTGTTCATAACCACGTTTGTAATTTACTTAGTATCAAATAAATTAGAAGAAATAGGAGGGTGGTAAAAATGGAAGAAATCAAGCTTTTAATTCTTAATAATGTTACACTTAACATTATTGCGTCAATTATTATTTTATTAGTTGGTTTAGCACTGGCATCTATAATTGTTAGTAAACTTCAACATGTTTTAACTAAAACAAAGTTGTTTTCAAATTTAGAACATGAAATCACTGGTAAAGAAGGCGGAACAAGTACTTATGCTATAAAGACATTGCTTAAATTTATTTATTATATCTTTGTAATATTTATAATAGGTATAATAATGGAAAAGTTAGGATTTAGTAGATTAGTAAATCCAATTTTAAATCTTTTAGATCCAATATTCTCTTATATTCCAAATGTTTTAGGAGGTATTGTTCTACTAATTATTGCAATTATATTAGCTAAACTTTCTCAAAAGTTTTCTGAAATGTTCTTTAAAAAGTTGAAAGTTGATGAAAAAGTTCAATCAAATAACAATGATGTTTCAATTGCTAAAATTTTTAGTGAGATAATATCATTAGTTGTATTTGTTTTAATCTTACCTGGAGTGCTTGCTGCATTAAGATTGGATAAAATATTAATTCCAATAACTGATATGCTGACAAAATTCTTAAACTATATTCCTAGTATAATAGGTGCAGTATTAGTTTTAGTAGTTGGATGGTTTATAGCATCAAAACTAAGAGATATTTTAAAAGGAGTTTTAGATTCATTTAAATTAGATGAAAAACTAAGTGTAGACGGAAAGGTTTTATTTGAAGGAAAGTTATCTAGTTTAATAGCTAATATTGTTTATATATTAGTTTTAATTCCTGTATTTTCAGCATCATTAAACTATTTAGGTTTAGATATAATTATATCTCCAGTAATAAGTATGTTAAATATTTTATTTAGTTATGTACCTAACTTAGTTGGAGTAGCATTAGTTTTAGTAATTGCTCTATACTTTGGAAGAATTATTGAAAATATAATATCAAATTTATTAATCGGTTTAAAGTTTGATTCATATTTAGAAAAAGCGGGTTTAAAAACTGCAGATAATAATTATTCAAAATTAATTGGAAAATTTTCAAAGATATTAGTTCTTTATTTTGCAGTTATTCAATCAATAGAAATATTAAATTTTGGATCACTACAAGATTTAAGTTTAAAATTAACTTTATTACTTGGTGATATTTTATTAGGAATAATTATAATAGGTATTGGAATAATCGTTGCAAATTATGTTGCAAAGATTATAGAAAATACATCTTTAGATAATAAGAAACAAATTTCAACAATTGCAAAAATAGCAATAATAGTATTTGTAGGAGCTATGGGTCTTAGACAAATGGGAATAGCAAATGAGATTATAAACTTAGCTTTTGGATTTACTGTTGGAGCGTTAGCAATTGCCTTTGCGATAGCTTTTGGAATTGGAGGAAAAGATTTAGCAAAAGAAAAGCTTCAAAAATTAAGTGAGTGTAAAAAAGAAGAAGAAAAAGAAGAGAAAAAAGAAGACTAATTAGAAAAATCCTAACATACAGATGTAAAAATCTTAGTTAGGATTTTTTATTTTAAATTTTATTGATTGCATAGTCCATAACTTGTGCAAAACTATCTCTAATAACAAGAGTTGCATATTGATCATATTTAGTTTCATCAGCATTTATAATAACTAAATTTTTGCCTTTAAAATATTGAATATAATAAGCTGCTGGATATACAGTTAAACTTGTACCTGCAACGATTAAAGTATCAGCTTTTTTTATAGAATTGATAGCAAGTTTTGTCACTTCTTCATCTAAATTTTCTCCATAAAGAGTTACAGGCGGACGAGTAATACCACCACAATCACAACTAAAATTTTTTGATTCTATTCTCCCACAAGATAAACAGTAAAAGTGTGAGATGTTGCCGTGAAGTTCTAAAACATTAATAGAACCTGCATCTTGATGTAAATTATCTATATTTTGAGTTATAACAGCTTTAAGTTTTCCCATTTGTTCTAATTTAACCAAAGCATAATGACCTTTATTAGGTTTTATATTTTTAAAATTCATTTTCTCTTCTAAAAATTCATTGAAAATTTTTCTATTTTTTATAAAAAAATCGATATGTAAAATCTCTTCAGGATCATAACCTTTATATTTCCTGCTGTAAAGTCCATCTTTTCCTCTAAAATCGGGGATTCCACTTTCTGTTGAAGTACCTGCTCCTCCAAAAAAAACGATGTTATTGCTAGTTTTTAAAATATCAACTAGTTTATTCCATTTTTCATTCATTTTAAATACCTCCATTTGTAAGAGTTGATATGACTCACTTTTTCTTCATTATATTACGATTAGATTTTATTTAATCACATTGATTTGTTGTTCGATTAATTTATTATAAATCTCTTTAGAGAGAGATTCATCTGTGATAATATTCATTTGAGGTTCTAGTTGTGAAAAATTAAAAATTGAATCTTGAAAAAATTGTTTATTTTCTGCGATAATATAATTTTTAGATCCCATTTTAATAGCTGTATTTTTAAATTTCCCATTATCAATACTATGAGTACTTAGAAACATTTTATCTATATTTACTCCTCCAACACTTATAAAAGTCTTGTCAATATTAAAAAGTTCTAAATTATCTCTAGCAATTTCTCCTGTAAAAGAGTTACTTTTTGAATCATAAACTCCACCTAAAGAGATTATTTGAATATCTTTATTCTCTGATAATATTTTTTGTATTTCAAGAGAGTTAGAAATCACTGATATTTTCATTTTCTTTTTTTGTAGTAATGCAGCAGCTAAAATAGATATTTTAGATTCATCAAGAAAAATAGTTTCATTTTCTTCTATAACATTTAAGATTTTTTCAGCTAAAAAAGTAATTTTTTCAAATTCGTCTTTATTAATATCTTTTAAGATAGATTTATTAACAATCTTTTTTTTGAAAATAGCTCCTCCATGAGTTCTAGTTAAAAGATTCTCTTCTTCCATTTGACAAAGATCTTTTCTAATAATAACTTTACTAACTGAAAAAAGGTTACTTAACTCATTAACTGATACCTTTTCTTTTTGTTTTAATATGTTTAAAATTCTTTGTTTTCTTTCTTCTACAAACATTTTTAATTGCCTCCATATTTCAAGTAAATTATATAAAAAAATTATAACATAAAAAAATTTTGAAAAAAAGAAACTTTGAAATAAATAGTATACATAGATACAGATATTTTATTTGGAGGAGGTGAAATCATGGAAAAAAAAGAGGTTTTGATTATAGGAGCAGGACCTGGTGGATTGGCAGCAGGACTATTATTATCTAGCAAAGGATATTCAGTAAAAATATTTGAAAAGAAACCATATGTAGGAGGAAGAAATTCATCTTTTAATCTTGGAGAATATAAGTTTGATTTAGGACCTACATTTTTTTTAATGCCTAAAATCTTAGAAGATATTTTTATAGAAGCTGGAGAAAGATTAGATGAACATGTGAACCTTATAGAGATTAATCCTATGTATAGACTAAAATTTTATGGATTAGATGATTTTAATCCATATTCACATAATAAGAGATTTTTGATGTATGGAGAATTAGAAAAAATATTTCCCTATAGTTCTAAATTCTATGATAAATATATGGAGAACGAAGGTAAAAAGTTTAGTAAGTTAGAACCATGTTTAAAGGTTCCTTATCTTTCAATTTTTGATTATTTAAAGCCTAATTTTTTAAAAGCTTTACCTCATCTAGATGCTCATAAATCTATTTATAAAGTATTAAGTAAATATTTTAAAGAGGATGAGTTAAGATTAGCTTTTACATTTCAAGCAAAGTATATAGGAATGTCACCTTGGATAGCTCCTGGAACATTTTCAATTATTTCATATTTAGAGCATAAATATGGAGTTTTTCATATTGAAGGTGGATTAAATCAGGTTTCTAAAGCAATGGGTGATTTAATAAAAGAGCGTAGTGGAGATATTTTTATAGATACAACAGTTAAACAAATATTATTTGAAAATAATAAAAAAGCTGTTGGTGTAGAGTTAGAAGATGGGTCAATTATTAAAGGAGATTATATAGTAATTAATGCTGATTTCGCAACGGCAATGAAAAAATTGATACCTCCAAATTTGAGAAATAAATATTCTGACGAAAAATTAGAAAAGAAAAGATACTCTTGCTCAACTTTTATGCTATATTTAGGTGTTGATAAAATTTACAAAAATATTCCTCATCACAATATAATTTTTGCAAAGGATTATAAGAAGAATTTAAAAAAAATATCTAGTTATAAAAATGTAGGTGGAGACTTTTCTTTTTATGTTCAAAACCCATCAGTAACAGATGCCACTTTAGCTTCAGAGGGAAAGTCTTCAATTTATGTATTAGTCCCAGTAGCTAATAATAATTCCAGTATAGATTGGAACTTAGAGAAAGATGAGTTTGTTCAATTGGTTTTAGAAAAATTAGAAAAAATAGCAGAATTTAAAGGAATAAGAGATCATATTGAAGAATTGAAAATAATAACTCCTGACGATTGGGAATCAGATTATGATGTATATAAAGGAGCAGTTTTTAATTTATCTCATGATTTAGGACAAATGTTATGGCTTAGACCTCACAACGAATTAGAAGGTTATAAAAATCTATTTTTAGTTGGAGGAGGAACTCATCCAGGAAGTGGATTACCTACGATTTATGGCTCAGCTAAAATTGTAACAGATTTAATAGAAAGAAAAAAGAAGCTATAGATAAAAAATTCTATAGCTTCTTTCTATTAACGGGAGTTAAAATTTACAAGAAATATTAGAACTTAGTAACCCATCCTACGATAACTTCTGGAGCCCAAGACCAATCTCTAGCTTCGTTAGCAGCAGTTTTTCTATTTCCATATTCTTCAACAAAATTAATATACATTGTAGTAGCATCAGTATATTTATGAGAAAGACCAAGTATATTTCTAGCTTTTAAATAATAATAACCATCAGTTGGTTTTTTATTACGAGCAGAAGTAGTTTTGAAAATTTTTGTATCTGAATTTTGAGCAGGGTCTAATCCATATTCTATACCAAAATTAAGTTTTGTTTTATTATTATTAAATTTATATAAATCCCAATTATTTTTTAATAAAACTTCATAAGAAACAACAAAAGCATTATCTTTAGTTGTTGATACTCCTTTTTGTGAAGCAATATCATGTCCAAAATACCATTGTGTTCCATAAACATTTGTATCAAGTTTAAATTTCCAAGGAAGATTTAAAGTTGTTTCTAAATCAAATCCAATACCATTTCCATAAAGTCCACTTACGTCAGAATTCCAAGTGTATCTATAAGCTGGTCCTATTTGAAATTTAGATATCATAGAAGGCATTAAAGATTTAAGATCTGCCATAACTCTTATATCAGAAACGTAGTTAAGTTTGTACTCTGTATCTGCAATTCCTGGAGAATCAATATCAGTATCACCAAACCAAGTTCCTTTATTTGGAGAATCTTTTTCAAGTCTTAATCTAGATATTAATTTAACCCCACTATCCATAAAATTACCATGATCGTAGTACCATCTAAGTCTCATATCACTTTTATCATTTTTACTTTGTCCACTTTCAGCTCTTGTTTGAAGTCTTGCTCTAAAGTCCATAGATAATTCTTCAGATAATTTAAGTTTTCCTTGAACAGGTCTAAATCTAAAATTTGCAGAACGAGAATCTTTAGGTGTCCCGGCAGGATTACCACGATATTCTAATTGCTGTTCAATTTCTCCAGAAAGCTTAAAAGTCTCTTTAGCAGGAATTATTTCAACTACTTCAATTTCAGTAGTTTCAACTTTATTTGGTGTTTCTAACGATTCCTTAGCAAAAGATAAAGATGTTAAAGTACACATGGCAGCTAAAAAAAATAGCTTATTTTTTTTCATTATATTATCCCCCTGAAAATTAATTGTATCGCTGTTATGTTTGTCTCAGCTACATTTATAATACATTATCTTTGTTAAGTGAATATTAAAGATAAGTAATAATTAAGTAAAAGTTATCTTAAGAATGTGTAAAAAAATTATATATTTATAACAGTGTGATATAATATAAAAAAAGTAAGGAGGATTAAAAATGGCAAAAGGTTATGATCAATATATGGAAAGAAAAAATAAAGTTAATAGTTTTGGAAGAGAACTAACAAGAAGGGCAAAATCAAAATGTGAACTTTGTGAAGCAACAGGAGTAAGTTTAAGTGTTTTTGAAATCCCTCCAATTAAAGAAGAACCAGAAATAGAAAGATGTATTTTTATTTGTGAAGATTGTAAAAATAAATTAGAGAGAATAAAAAAATCTAAAGAAAATGATTTTAGATTTTTAAGCAATTCTATTTGGAGTGA
This Candidatus Cetobacterium colombiensis DNA region includes the following protein-coding sequences:
- a CDS encoding mechanosensitive ion channel, translating into MEEIKLLILNNVTLNIIASIIILLVGLALASIIVSKLQHVLTKTKLFSNLEHEITGKEGGTSTYAIKTLLKFIYYIFVIFIIGIIMEKLGFSRLVNPILNLLDPIFSYIPNVLGGIVLLIIAIILAKLSQKFSEMFFKKLKVDEKVQSNNNDVSIAKIFSEIISLVVFVLILPGVLAALRLDKILIPITDMLTKFLNYIPSIIGAVLVLVVGWFIASKLRDILKGVLDSFKLDEKLSVDGKVLFEGKLSSLIANIVYILVLIPVFSASLNYLGLDIIISPVISMLNILFSYVPNLVGVALVLVIALYFGRIIENIISNLLIGLKFDSYLEKAGLKTADNNYSKLIGKFSKILVLYFAVIQSIEILNFGSLQDLSLKLTLLLGDILLGIIIIGIGIIVANYVAKIIENTSLDNKKQISTIAKIAIIVFVGAMGLRQMGIANEIINLAFGFTVGALAIAFAIAFGIGGKDLAKEKLQKLSECKKEEEKEEKKED
- a CDS encoding NAD-dependent protein deacylase; amino-acid sequence: MNEKWNKLVDILKTSNNIVFFGGAGTSTESGIPDFRGKDGLYSRKYKGYDPEEILHIDFFIKNRKIFNEFLEEKMNFKNIKPNKGHYALVKLEQMGKLKAVITQNIDNLHQDAGSINVLELHGNISHFYCLSCGRIESKNFSCDCGGITRPPVTLYGENLDEEVTKLAINSIKKADTLIVAGTSLTVYPAAYYIQYFKGKNLVIINADETKYDQYATLVIRDSFAQVMDYAINKI
- a CDS encoding DeoR/GlpR family DNA-binding transcription regulator, with amino-acid sequence MFVEERKQRILNILKQKEKVSVNELSNLFSVSKVIIRKDLCQMEEENLLTRTHGGAIFKKKIVNKSILKDINKDEFEKITFLAEKILNVIEENETIFLDESKISILAAALLQKKKMKISVISNSLEIQKILSENKDIQIISLGGVYDSKSNSFTGEIARDNLELFNIDKTFISVGGVNIDKMFLSTHSIDNGKFKNTAIKMGSKNYIIAENKQFFQDSIFNFSQLEPQMNIITDESLSKEIYNKLIEQQINVIK
- a CDS encoding phytoene desaturase family protein encodes the protein MEKKEVLIIGAGPGGLAAGLLLSSKGYSVKIFEKKPYVGGRNSSFNLGEYKFDLGPTFFLMPKILEDIFIEAGERLDEHVNLIEINPMYRLKFYGLDDFNPYSHNKRFLMYGELEKIFPYSSKFYDKYMENEGKKFSKLEPCLKVPYLSIFDYLKPNFLKALPHLDAHKSIYKVLSKYFKEDELRLAFTFQAKYIGMSPWIAPGTFSIISYLEHKYGVFHIEGGLNQVSKAMGDLIKERSGDIFIDTTVKQILFENNKKAVGVELEDGSIIKGDYIVINADFATAMKKLIPPNLRNKYSDEKLEKKRYSCSTFMLYLGVDKIYKNIPHHNIIFAKDYKKNLKKISSYKNVGGDFSFYVQNPSVTDATLASEGKSSIYVLVPVANNNSSIDWNLEKDEFVQLVLEKLEKIAEFKGIRDHIEELKIITPDDWESDYDVYKGAVFNLSHDLGQMLWLRPHNELEGYKNLFLVGGGTHPGSGLPTIYGSAKIVTDLIERKKKL
- a CDS encoding FomA family porin-like outer membrane protein produces the protein MKKNKLFFLAAMCTLTSLSFAKESLETPNKVETTEIEVVEIIPAKETFKLSGEIEQQLEYRGNPAGTPKDSRSANFRFRPVQGKLKLSEELSMDFRARLQTRAESGQSKNDKSDMRLRWYYDHGNFMDSGVKLISRLRLEKDSPNKGTWFGDTDIDSPGIADTEYKLNYVSDIRVMADLKSLMPSMISKFQIGPAYRYTWNSDVSGLYGNGIGFDLETTLNLPWKFKLDTNVYGTQWYFGHDIASQKGVSTTKDNAFVVSYEVLLKNNWDLYKFNNNKTKLNFGIEYGLDPAQNSDTKIFKTTSARNKKPTDGYYYLKARNILGLSHKYTDATTMYINFVEEYGNRKTAANEARDWSWAPEVIVGWVTKF
- a CDS encoding PhnA protein; translation: MAKGYDQYMERKNKVNSFGRELTRRAKSKCELCEATGVSLSVFEIPPIKEEPEIERCIFICEDCKNKLERIKKSKENDFRFLSNSIWSEVDIVRAFSILLLREMAKKYSWAELISDDLYVDEDTEKLIEMLSCE